One Manduca sexta isolate Smith_Timp_Sample1 chromosome 26, JHU_Msex_v1.0, whole genome shotgun sequence genomic region harbors:
- the LOC115444677 gene encoding kinesin-related protein 4 isoform X12 → MDLMGQAVRVGQVVLVVLTDHTDQAVLVAPMDHTDQVALVAPTDLMDQEAPAVQEMTDRTVPMDLTALMDHTNPTALVHITRVHLERLAALVHLEHQVVLDHLEHQVALAVLEALALQLIPAPAVVTTQVVKVDLVDQADPQAAAAAVTTPAVQVLLVALARPDLQEHQAVLVVQEALEAPVVQEDQAGPVEQADLLALMVRRHPATTQANPVNLAVLAPQAHQVVQEDLVGQEVPAVPEDQEDLVDLQVEQVLDQAVIIPVSQEDQDHQDPLVLQGDQVDLAVLEAQVALAAQVVRAALVAQVVPVVLAALVAQVVPVVLAAPVAQADLVAQVAQAAQVVRAAAITLAIPVAPALPAVQAHLEVREVQEVQAVLGVQEVPGVHLAVEDIIQANLAELAQDHQASPASQDKADTQDNPVNQVSLANQGSQDKVDTQDNPDSKDKVDTRASPDNQDSQASLASQDKADTQDNQDKADTQDNPVNPANQGKVVTQDNPANQGKVVIQDNPVNPANQGKVVTQVNLDNQEAQGILDSPVNQDSQDKVDIQDNPDSKDKVDTRASPDNQDSQASLASQDKADTQDNQDKVDTQDNPVNPANQGKVVTQDNLANQGKVVIQEAQGNLDSPVNQDSQDKVDIQDNQEAQDKVDTLENQDSQDNLASPVNQVSLANQGSQDKVDTQASPDSQEARDNKVNQDNLASLVNRAIQDSQVNQASPANQDTQDNLDNQEAQDNLASQDTQDNPDNQDSQEAQDNKVNQVNLASLVNRAIQDSQVNQDSPANLDTQDSQDNQDSQEARDNKVNQDNLASLVNRAIQDSQVNQATPANQDTQASLDNQEAQDNPASQDTQDSQDNQDSQEAQDNKVNQDNLASLVNRAIQDSQVNQATPANQDTQDSLDNQEAQDNPASQDIQDNQDSQDSQDSQEAQDNKVNQDNLASPANQATQDSLDNQEAQDNPASQDTQDNQDSQEARDNKVNQDNRANQATQDSLDNQEAQDNPASQDTQDNQDSQEARDNKVNQDNLASPANQATQDSLDNQEAQDNPASQDTQDNQDSQEARDNKVNQDNLASLVNRAIQDSQVNQASPANQATQDSQDIQETQDSQISLENQDSPANQDTQDNQDSQEARDNPASQANQDTQDSQENQGSQEAQVSLENQDNLANQDTQGSLVNQEALDNPASPVNRDTQDSPANQDTQESQVNQASPANQDTQGSLDNQDSQEAQVSLENQDNLVNQDTQGSLVNQEAQDNPASPVNQDIQDSPANQDTQESQVNQASPANLDTQGSLDNQDSQEAQDKPANPINQDTQDSQDNQDSQENQDNLVNQDTQGSLVNQEAQDNPASPVNRDTQDSPANQDTQESQINQASPANQVNQASPANLDTQGSLDNQDSQEAQDKPANPINQDTQDSQDNQDSQENQDNLVNQDTQGSLVNQEAQDNPASPVNRDTQDSPANQDTQESQINQASPANQDTQGSLDNQDSQEAQVSLENQDNLVNQDTQGSLVNQEAQDNPASPVNRDTQDSPANQDTQESQVNQASPANQDTQGSLDNQDSQENQDNLVNQDTQGSLVNQEAQDNPASPVNRDTQDSPANQDTQESQVNQASPANQDTQGSLDNQDSQEAQDKPANPINQDTQDSQDNQDSQEAQDSPAIPVNQDTQDSKFNQEAQDNPASPVNRDTQDSPANPVNQEAQDKPANPINQDTQDSQDNQDSQEAQDSPAIPVNQDTQDSKVNQEAQDNPASPVNRDTQDSLDNQDTQVSPANQDTQDSQDNPASQDSQEAQDNPASQANQDTQVSLDNQDSQDTQDSLASLEAPDNRDNPVNQAAPDNQAVIQCHPELGCSHLLMFHRIKCPSSLSTLYRTHCQSSLVLDRVHAT, encoded by the exons ATGGACCTTATGGGCCAGGCGGTCCGAGTGGGCCAGGTGGTCCTGGTGGTCCTAACGGACCATACGGACCAGGCGGTCCTAGTGGCCCCAATGGACCATACGGACCAGGTGGCCCTAGTGGCCCCAACGGACCTTATGGACCAGGAGGCCCCGGCGGTCCAGGAAATGACGGATCGTACCGTCCCGATGGATCTTACGGCCCTGATGGATCATACCAACCCGACGGCTCTG gTGCATATTACCCGGGTACACCTGGAACGCCTGGCAGCCCTGGTTCACCTGGAACACCAGGTAGTCCTGGATCACCTGGAACACCAGGTGGCCCTGGCGGTCCTGGAGGCCCTGGCTCTCCAGCTTATCCCGGCTCCGGCGGTGGTTACTACCCAGGTGGTCAAG gtGGACCTAGTGGACCAAGCGGACCCtcaggcggcggcggcggcggttaCTACCCCGGCAGTCCAGGTTCTCCTGGTAGCCCTGGCTCGCCCGGATCTCCAGGAACACCAG GCGGTCCTGGTGGTCCAGGAGGCCCTGGAGGCCCCGGTGGTCCAGGAGGACCAAGCGGGCCCGGTGGAGCAAGCGGACCTACTGGCCCTAATGGTCCGTCGTCACCCGGCTACTACCCAGGCCAACCCGGTAAACCTGGCAGTCCTGGCTCCCCAGGCTCACCAGGTGGTCCAGGAGGACCTGGTGGGCCAGGAGGTCCCGGCGGTCCCGGAGGACCAG gaGGACCTAGTGGACCTACAGGTGGAGCAGGTTCTGGATCAGGCGGTTATTATCCCGGTCAGCCAGGAAGACCAGGATCACCAGGATCCCCTGGTTCTCCAGGGGGACCag GTGGACCTGGCGGTCCTGGAGGCCCAGGTAGCCCTAGCGGCCCAGGTGGTCCGAGCAGCCCTGGTGGCCCAAGTGGTCCCGGTGGTCCTAGCGGCCCTGGTGGCCCAAGTGGTCCCGGTGGTCCTAGCGGCCCCGGTGGCCCAAGCGGACCTGGTGGCCCAAGTGGCCCAAGCGGCCCAGGTGGTCCGAGCGGCGGCTATTACCCTGGCTATCCCGGTAGCCCCGGCTCTCCCGGCAGTCCAGGCTCACCTGGAGGTCCGGGAGGTCCAGGAGGTCCAGGCGGTCCTGGGGGTCCAG GAGGTCCCGGGGGTCCATCTGGCGGTGGAGGATATTATCCAAGCCAACCTGGCGGAACTGGCCCAGGATCATCAG GCAAGCCCGGCCAGCCAGGACAAGGCGGATACCCAGGACAACCCGGTCAACCAGGTAAGCCTGGCCAACCAGGGCAGCCAGGACAAGGTGGATACCCAGGACAACCCGGACAGCAAGGACAAGGTGGATACCCGGGCCAGCCCGGACAACCAGGACAGCCAGGCAAGCCTGGCCAGCCAGGACAAGGCGGATACCCAGGACAACCAGGACAAGGCGGATACCCAGGACAACCCGGTCAACCCGGCCAACCAGGGCAAGGTGGTTACCCAGGACAACCCGGCCAACCAGGGCAAGGTGGTTATCCAGGACAACCCGGTCAACCCGGCCAACCAGGGCAAGGTGGTTACCCAGGTCAACCTGGACAATCAGGAGGCCCAGGGCATCCTGGACAGCCCGGTAAACCAGGACAGCCAGGACAAGGTGGATATCCAGGACAACCCGGACAGCAAGGACAAGGTGGATACCCGGGCCAGCCCGGACAACCAGGACAGCCAGGCAAGCCTGGCCAGCCAGGACAAGGCGGATACCCAGGACAACCAGGACAAGGTGGATACCCAGGACAACCCGGTCAACCCGGCCAACCAGGGCAAGGTGGTTACCCAGGACAACCTGGCCAACCAGGGCAAGGTGGTTATCCAGGAGGCCCAGGGCAACCTGGACAGCCCGGTAAACCAGGACAGCCAGGACAAGGTGGATATCCAGGACAACCAGGAGGCCCAGGACAAGGTGGATACCCTGGAGAACCAGGACAGCCAGGACAACCTGGCCAGCCCGGTCAACCAGGTAAGCCTGGCCAACCAGGGCAGCCAGGACAAGGTGGATACCCAGGCCAGCCCGGACAGCCAGGAGGCCCGGGACAACAAGGTCAACCAGGACAACCTGGCCAGCCTGGTCAACCGGGCTATCCAGGACAGCCAGGTAAACCAGGCCAGCCCAGCCAACCAGGATACCCAGGACAACCTGGACAACCAGGAGGCCCAGGACAACCTGGCCAGCCAGGATACCCAGGACAACCCGGACAACCAGGACAGCCAGGAGGCCCAGGACAACAAGGTCAACCAGGTCAACCTGGCCAGCCTGGTCAACCGGGCTATCCAGGACAGCCAGGTAAACCAGGACAGCCCGGCCAACCTGGATACCCAGGACAGCCAGGACAACCAGGACAGCCAGGAGGCCCGGGACAACAAGGTCAACCAGGACAACCTGGCCAGCCTGGTCAACCGGGCTATCCAGGACAGCCAGGTAAACCAGGCCACCCCGGCCAACCAGGATACCCAGGCCAGCCTGGACAACCAGGAGGCCCAGGACAACCCGGCCAGCCAGGATACCCAGGACAGCCAGGACAACCAGGACAGCCAGGAGGCCCAGGACAACAAGGTCAACCAGGACAACCTGGCCAGCCTGGTCAACCGGGCTATCCAGGACAGCCAGGTAAACCAGGCCACCCCGGCCAACCAGGATACCCAGGACAGCCTGGACAACCAGGAGGCCCAGGACAACCCGGCCAGCCAGGATATCCAGGACAACCAGGACAGCCAGGACAGCCAGGACAGCCAGGAGGCCCAGGACAACAAGGTCAACCAGGACAACCTGGCCAGCCCGGCCAACCAGGCTACCCAGGACAGCCTGGACAACCAGGAAGCCCAGGACAACCCGGCCAGCCAGGATACCCAGGACAACCAGGACAGCCAGGAGGCCCGGGACAACAAGGTCAACCAGGACAACCGGGCCAACCAGGCTACCCAGGACAGCCTGGACAACCAGGAAGCCCAGGACAACCCGGCCAGCCAGGATACCCAGGACAACCAGGACAGCCAGGAAGCCCGGGACAACAAGGTCAACCAGGACAACCTGGCCAGCCCGGCCAACCAGGCTACCCAGGACAGCCTGGACAACCAGGAAGCCCAGGACAACCCGGCCAGCCAGGATACCCAGGACAACCAGGACAGCCAGGAGGCCCGGGACAACAAGGTCAACCAGGACAACCTGGCCAGCCTGGTCAACCGGGCTATCCAGGACAGCCAGGTAAACCAGGCCAGCCCGGCCAACCAGGCTACCCAGGACAGCCAGGACATCCAGGAAACCCAGGACAGCCAAATCAGCCTGGAAAACCAGGACAGCCCAGCCAACCAGGATACCCAGGACAACCAGGACAGCCAGGAGGCCCGGGACAACCCGGCCAGCCAGGCCAACCAGGATACCCAGGACAGCCAGGAAAACCAGGGCAGCCAGGAGGCCCAGGTCAGCCTGGAAAACCAGGACAACCTGGCCAACCAGGATACCCAGGGCAGCCTGGTCAACCAGGAGGCCCTGGACAACCCGGCCAGCCCGGTCAACCGGGATACCCAGGACAGCCCGGCCAACCAGGATACCCAGGAGAGCCAGGTAAACCAGGCCAGCCCGGCCAACCAGGATACCCAGGGCAGCCTGGACAACCAGGACAGCCAGGAGGCCCAGGTCAGCCTGGAAAACCAGGACAACCTGGTCAACCAGGATACCCAGGGCAGCCTGGTCAACCAGGAGGCCCAGGACAACCCGGCCAGCCCGGTCAACCAGGATATCCAGGACAGCCCGGCCAACCAGGATACCCAGGAGAGCCAGGTAAACCAGGCCAGCCCGGCCAACCTGGATACCCAGGGCAGCCTGGACAACCAGGACAGCCAGGAGGCCCAGGACAAGCCGGCCAACCCGATCAACCAGGATACCCAGGACAGCCAGGACAACCAGGACAGCCAGGAAAACCAGGACAACCTGGTCAACCAGGATACCCAGGGCAGCCTGGTCAACCAGGAGGCCCAGGACAACCCGGCCAGCCCGGTCAACCGGGATACCCAGGACAGCCCGGCCAACCAGGATACCCAGGAGAGCCAGATAAACCAGGCCAGCCCGGCCAACCAGGTAAACCAGGCCAGCCCGGCCAACCTGGATACCCAGGGCAGCCTGGACAACCAGGACAGCCAGGAGGCCCAGGACAAGCCGGCCAACCCGATCAACCAGGATACCCAGGACAGCCAGGACAACCAGGACAGCCAGGAAAACCAGGACAACCTGGTCAACCAGGATACCCAGGGCAGCCTGGTCAACCAGGAGGCCCAGGACAACCCGGCCAGCCCGGTCAACCGGGATACCCAGGACAGCCCGGCCAACCAGGATACCCAGGAGAGCCAGATAAACCAGGCCAGCCCGGCCAACCAGGATACCCAGGGCAGCCTGGACAACCAGGACAGCCAGGAGGCCCAGGTCAGCCTGGAAAACCAGGACAACCTGGTCAACCAGGATACCCAGGGCAGCCTGGTCAACCAGGAGGCCCAGGACAACCCGGCCAGCCCGGTCAACCGGGATACCCAGGACAGCCCGGCCAACCAGGATACCCAGGAGAGCCAGGTAAACCAGGCCAGCCCGGCCAACCAGGATACCCAGGGCAGCCTGGACAACCAGGACAGCCAGGAAAACCAGGACAACCTGGTCAACCAGGATACCCAGGGCAGCCTGGTCAATCAGGAGGCCCAGGACAACCCGGCCAGCCCGGTCAACCGGGATACCCAGGACAGCCCGGCCAACCAGGATACCCAGGAGAGCCAGGTAAACCAGGCCAGCCCGGCCAACCAGGATACCCAGGGCAGCCTGGACAACCAGGACAGCCAGGAGGCCCAGGACAAGCCGGCCAACCCGATCAACCAGGATACCCAGGACAGCCAGGACAACCAGGACAGCCAGGAGGCCCAGGACAGCCCGGCCATCCCGGTCAACCAGGACACCCAGGACAGCAAGTTCAACCAGGAGGCCCAGGACAACCCGGCCAGCCCGGTCAACCGGGATACCCAGGACAGCCCGGCCAACCCGGTCAACCAGGAGGCCCAGGACAAGCCGGCCAACCCGATCAACCAGGATACCCAGGACAGCCAGGACAACCAGGACAGCCAGGAGGCCCAGGACAGCCCGGCCATCCCGGTCAACCAGGACACCCAGGACAGCAAG GTCAACCAGGAGGCCCAGGACAACCCGGCCAGCCCGGTCAACCGGGATACCCAGGACAGCCTGGACAACCAGGATACCCAGGTCAGCCCGGCCAACCAGGATACCCAGGACAGCCAGGACAACCCGGCCAGCCAGGACAGCCAGGAGGCCCAGGACAACCCGGCCAGCCAGGCCAACCAGGATACCCAGGTCAGCCTGGACAACCAGGACAGCCAGGATACCCAGGACAGCCTGGCCAGCCTGGAGGCCCCGGACAACCGGGACAACCCGGTCAACCAGGCGGCCCCGGACAACCAG GCGGTGATTCAGTGCCATCCGGAACTGGGGTGCAGCCACCTGCTTATGTTCCATCGAATCAAATGCCCCAGTTCCCTATCTACGTTATACCGTACCCACTGCCAATCGTCCCTAGTCCTGGATCGTGTCCATGCTACTTAG